One Longimicrobiales bacterium genomic window, TCGAAGTGACTCCAGTCGACGCGGTCGGAGCGTCCGCGCACTGCGAAGATCGCGGCTTCATTCAGCAGGTTGGCCAGCTCCGCGCCACTGGTCCCGGGCGTCAGCCGCGCCAGGCGGTTCAGATCGACATCGACTGCGAGCGGGATGCGACGCCGCTCTGCATGCAGACGGAGGATCGCCTCGCGGCCGTCGACCGTGGGTAGGCCCACCGTTACATGCCTGTCGAAGCGGCCCGGCCGCTTGATGGCCGCATCGAGATCCTCCGGCCGATTCGTCGCCCCGATGACGACGACGCCTTCCGTGGGCGCGAACCCGTCCATCTCCACCAGCAGCTGGTTCAGCGTGCGATCGTCTTCGTTGTGCGAGCGGTTGCGACCACGTGTCCCGCCCAGTGCGTCCATCTCGTCAATGAAGATCACGCCGCCCTTCTTGCGCGCCTTCGCAAACAGCGAGCGGATGCGCTGCGCACCGAGGCCGACCACGAAGCCCGTGACCTCCGAACCGCTCAGCTGGAAGAACGGGACGTTCGCCTCGCCCGCGACCGCCCGCGCAAGCAGCGTCTTGCCCGTGCCCGGCGGGCCGACGAGCAACACGCCTTTCGGGACGTGCGCACCGAGCGCCGCGAACGCGCTCGGATCGCGCAGGAAGTCTACGACCTCCCGCAGATCCTCCGCCGCCCCCTGCGTGCCCGCCACATCCTCGAACGTCGTGCTGCTGTGACCGACCTGGCCGATCTCCCCGCGTCCCTGACCTCGCGTGTGCGTGTACACGAACCAGCCGAGAGCGCCAAAGAGCAGCACCTGCAGCAGCACCGCTCCCGTCGTGCGATAGAGCTCCGCCCGGCGCGACGACCTGAACGTCACCGCCACGCCGCTCTCCTCCGCGCGATCCGCGAGCTGCTGCGCCGCCGCCGTCGGATACACACTCTCGAAGTCGAAAGCGCCCGCCGGAACACGGCTGTCGATGAATCGACCCCGCACCACGTCGCGCGAGCCGATCTCCACCGACCCGACCCGCCCGGCTTCCAGCGCGGCCACGAGCTCCGTGTATGTGAGACTTTCCGGCTGCGCGCCGCCCGGCAGCAGCCAGACCGCTCCGGCCGCCGCGGCACCGAATACCACCAGCACGGGCAGAATGAATTTCCAGCGGGTGAGATACCGGCGCTGCCCCGTCGCGGGTGCGACACGGTGAGGGAGCTTCTGATCGACGTCGCTCATGACCGTCTTTTTCGGGTGCCTTCAGGGTAAAGAATGCTCGACTGTCCTAGGTACAGCGCTGGCGGCGGTTTGTGCCATGACCGCCAGAATCGCGGCAGCGCGTCGCGTTCGCGTCGGGGCGAGCCCGCTCCGTCCGACCCGTCAGAACGACCCGGCGCGTGACGCCGGCAACCGGAGCCGTCAGATCAGCGAAGCGACCGCTTCAGGGCCGCTTTCGCAGCATTGTGGCCACACATTCCGTGTACCGCACCGCCCGGCGGCGTCGATGCGGAGCACAGGTACATGTTGCTCCCGGGGACGGCGTAGGGATTCCACCGCGGGACAGGTCGGAAGAGCAGCTGCGAGAGATGCTGGGCACCGGCATTGATGTCCCCGCCGATCAGGTTGGCATTGTGGTCCTCGAGGTCGGCGGGCGTCATCACGCTGCGGTGCTGGATCAGGTCACGGAATCCGGGCGCAAAGCGTTCGACCTGCGACTCGATGGCAGCGGTCATGTCGGTCGTGGACCCGTTCGGCACATGACAGTAGGCCCACGCGACCTCACCCTCGGCGGGTGCGCGGGTCCTGTCGAAAAGCGAGGGCTGGACGAAGAGCACGAAAGGCCGCTGCGCATCGACGCCGTCCCAAGGCGCGCGCTCCGACGCGAGCACCTCGTCGTAGCTGCCGGCCAGGTGGAGCACGGCACTTTCCGAGCAGCGCGCGTTGCGCCAGGGGACGGGTCCCGAGA contains:
- a CDS encoding ATP-dependent metallopeptidase FtsH/Yme1/Tma family protein, producing MSDVDQKLPHRVAPATGQRRYLTRWKFILPVLVVFGAAAAGAVWLLPGGAQPESLTYTELVAALEAGRVGSVEIGSRDVVRGRFIDSRVPAGAFDFESVYPTAAAQQLADRAEESGVAVTFRSSRRAELYRTTGAVLLQVLLFGALGWFVYTHTRGQGRGEIGQVGHSSTTFEDVAGTQGAAEDLREVVDFLRDPSAFAALGAHVPKGVLLVGPPGTGKTLLARAVAGEANVPFFQLSGSEVTGFVVGLGAQRIRSLFAKARKKGGVIFIDEMDALGGTRGRNRSHNEDDRTLNQLLVEMDGFAPTEGVVVIGATNRPEDLDAAIKRPGRFDRHVTVGLPTVDGREAILRLHAERRRIPLAVDVDLNRLARLTPGTSGAELANLLNEAAIFAVRGRSDRVDWSHFEAARDRMLLGKERVGFRAPDREWKIVAYHEAGHAVAGVVACPDDGLHKVTIQPRGRAMGVAHFSPDDDRHLHPKSYLEAQIIKGLGGRVAEELIFGAEHVTGGAESDLVHVNRIARRMIYRLGMSASGSLLVHDEEGGPLSGDSQARMDAEVQALLTRLYERTREVLTRHRPALDALAAALLERETLDGAEAMALLEQHGVDIRRTADV